One Propionispora hippei DSM 15287 genomic window carries:
- a CDS encoding PTS sugar transporter subunit IIC has protein sequence MENKKMGPIIAFLEKYFVPVAGRIGSQRHLVAIRDGFVAIMPLIMVGAMAVLLNSFPIEFYQKAMVSIFGEGWKSFGVNLWNGTFAIMSLLVTFSTSYNLAKSYQADGLAAGLVSFGSLLMLYTASEKDWALPFGFLGAQGLFVALFVALVATEVFVRLAGNSKLIIKMPEGVPPAVAKSFASLIPAVIVLTLFCLFKVLTVAVGIPNIHDAIFKAIQAPIAGLADHIGSAMLVAFLVHILWFFGLHGTNILGPLLNAVYLPAINDNVAAFQAGLPIPHIVTMPFFDAFVWMGGAGCTIGLVAAVFIAGKRKSNRNIAQLSAGPVAFNINEPMMFGMPIVLNPIYLIPFVLTPIILTITTYVAISSGIVPRTVAMVPWTTPPVIGGFLVTGSIMGALLSLINLAIAVVLYIPFVILGERHEAKAEQQTVQSVGANIRG, from the coding sequence GTGGAAAATAAAAAGATGGGTCCGATTATTGCATTTTTAGAAAAATATTTTGTGCCGGTGGCCGGGCGTATCGGCTCGCAGCGGCATTTGGTAGCAATCAGAGACGGCTTTGTGGCCATTATGCCTTTAATCATGGTCGGTGCCATGGCGGTATTACTGAATAGTTTTCCCATAGAGTTTTATCAAAAAGCAATGGTCAGTATTTTCGGTGAAGGATGGAAAAGTTTCGGCGTAAACTTATGGAACGGAACGTTTGCCATTATGTCTCTGTTGGTCACCTTCAGCACCAGCTACAATCTGGCTAAATCATATCAGGCCGATGGTCTGGCGGCCGGGCTGGTTTCGTTCGGCTCGCTGCTGATGCTGTACACCGCATCGGAAAAGGACTGGGCGCTGCCGTTTGGTTTTCTGGGAGCGCAGGGACTGTTTGTCGCCCTGTTTGTTGCTCTGGTTGCTACGGAAGTCTTTGTCCGGCTGGCCGGTAATTCCAAACTGATTATCAAAATGCCCGAGGGTGTGCCGCCGGCGGTGGCTAAATCTTTTGCTTCGCTGATTCCTGCGGTCATCGTACTGACGCTCTTCTGCCTGTTTAAAGTACTGACGGTCGCTGTGGGCATACCCAATATCCATGATGCCATCTTTAAAGCCATTCAGGCACCGATTGCCGGTCTGGCCGATCATATAGGCTCGGCTATGCTGGTCGCTTTCCTGGTGCATATTCTCTGGTTTTTCGGCCTCCATGGCACGAATATCCTCGGTCCGCTATTGAATGCCGTCTATCTGCCGGCGATCAATGACAATGTGGCGGCGTTCCAGGCCGGACTGCCTATACCGCATATCGTGACCATGCCGTTCTTTGATGCCTTTGTCTGGATGGGTGGCGCCGGCTGCACCATCGGCCTGGTTGCTGCCGTGTTCATTGCCGGCAAACGCAAGAGCAATCGCAATATCGCCCAATTATCGGCCGGTCCGGTGGCCTTTAATATTAACGAACCGATGATGTTTGGCATGCCGATTGTGTTAAATCCGATTTACTTAATTCCTTTTGTGCTGACGCCGATTATCTTGACCATTACCACCTATGTGGCTATTTCAAGCGGCATCGTTCCCAGAACCGTTGCGATGGTTCCCTGGACGACTCCGCCGGTGATTGGCGGTTTCCTGGTAACCGGTTCGATTATGGGCGCGCTGTTGTCGCTTATCAATCTGGCAATTGCCGTAGTCCTTTACATCCCCTTTGTCATCTTAGGAGAGCGCCATGAGGCGAAAGCCGAACAGCAAACCGTCCAGTCCGTGGGAGCAAATATAAGAGGATAA
- a CDS encoding PTS sugar transporter subunit IIB, producing the protein MYNIFLVCSAGMSTSLLVMKMTAAAKERGVEAKIAAVAEAELAKVIDSADIVLLGPQVRYLLGKIKDLLAAKGTPVEVINSIDYGTMNGDKVLQRALELIGK; encoded by the coding sequence ATGTATAACATATTTCTGGTTTGTTCCGCGGGCATGTCCACAAGCCTGCTCGTGATGAAGATGACCGCGGCAGCCAAAGAGCGGGGCGTTGAGGCTAAAATCGCCGCGGTAGCCGAGGCTGAACTGGCCAAGGTGATTGACAGTGCCGACATCGTTTTGTTAGGGCCGCAGGTAAGATATTTGCTGGGGAAAATCAAGGACTTGCTGGCGGCTAAGGGCACTCCGGTGGAAGTAATCAACAGCATTGATTACGGCACCATGAACGGGGACAAAGTGTTACAGCGCGCCCTGGAACTGATCGGTAAATAG
- a CDS encoding PTS lactose/cellobiose transporter subunit IIA: protein MKETENMEHLIMTIIVKSGEAKSSALEAIHNAKRGEIAQAKELLTAANESLGEAHRVQTGMIQAEAGGKKTEVSLLMVHAQDHLMTAMTVRDLAAEFVDLYARL, encoded by the coding sequence ATGAAAGAAACAGAAAATATGGAACACCTTATCATGACAATCATCGTTAAGAGCGGTGAAGCCAAGTCGTCGGCCCTGGAGGCGATACACAATGCAAAAAGGGGGGAGATTGCCCAGGCGAAGGAACTGCTTACGGCGGCCAACGAAAGCTTAGGTGAGGCGCATCGCGTGCAAACCGGTATGATTCAGGCCGAGGCGGGAGGTAAAAAAACCGAGGTGTCATTGCTGATGGTACATGCCCAGGATCATTTGATGACGGCTATGACAGTACGGGATCTTGCCGCTGAGTTTGTCGACTTGTATGCCAGACTGTAA